A single Perognathus longimembris pacificus isolate PPM17 chromosome 17, ASM2315922v1, whole genome shotgun sequence DNA region contains:
- the Cuedc1 gene encoding CUE domain-containing protein 1 isoform X2, which translates to MTDAPHAATSLGPGPLPKGLPGASPPPARALSIPEPGPGAGVSCPRPPSKQAGDAARGHRSAGLQETSSRMTSLFRRSSSGGGSGGSGAAGARGPGSGAGGGSAAAPQELNNSRPARQVRRLEFNQAMDDFKTMFPNMDYDIIECVLRANSGAVDATIDQLLQMNLEAGAGSPYEDSSDSEDSIPPEILERTLEPDSSDEEPPPVYSPPAYHMHMFDRPYPLAPPTPPPRIDVLSSGPPASQRRYRNWNPPLLGKLPDDFLRILPQQLDSIQGNPVSGEGGIPPVPAPMTSDQDSRWKQYLEDERIALFLQNEEFMKELQRNRDFLLALERDRLKYESQKSKSSSVAVGNDFGFPSSVQGTSDPNPAVSEDALFRDKLKHMGKSTRRKLFELARAFSEKTKMRKSKRKHLPKHPSLGAAASTANLLDDVEGHACDEDFRGRRQEVSKVEEALREGQ; encoded by the exons ATGACCGATGCCCCGCATGCCGCCACCTCGCTAGGACCAGGACCCCTCCCGAAGGGGCTGCCCGGGGCCTCCCCGCCGCCAGCGCGCGCGCTCTCCATACCCGAGCCCGGGCCTGGCGCTGGAGTGAGCTGCCCGCGCCCGCCGAGCAAGCAAGCCGGGGACGCCGCGCGCGGGCACCGCTCGGCTGGCCTGCAGGAGACGTCCTCCAGAATGACCAGCCTGTTCCGCCGGAGCAGCAGCGGTGGCGGGAGCGGTGGGAGCGGGgccgccggggcgcggggccccgggaGCGGGGCCGGGGGAGGCAGCGCCGCCGCCCCGCAGGAGCTCAACAATAGCCGGCCAGCTCGCCAGGTGCGGCGCCTGGAGTTCAACCAGGCCATGGACGACTTCAAGACCATGTTCCCCAACATGGATTACGACATCATCGAGTGCGTGCTCCGCGCCAACAGCGGCGCCGTGGACGCCACCATCGACCAGCTGCTGCAGATGAACCTGGAGGCCGGGGCGGGCAGCCCCTACGAGGACAGCTCCGACTCCGAGGACAGCATCCCTCCCGAG ATCTTGGAAAGGACTCTGGAGCCCGATAGCTCTGACGAAGAGCCCCCGCCTGTGTACTCTCCGCCGGCCTACCACATGCACATGTTTGACAGGCCTTACCCTTTGGCTCCCCCAACTCCACCTCCTCG GATTGATGTGCTGAGCTCAGGACCCCCTGCAAGCCAGAGGCGCTACCGGAACTGGAACCCACCTCTGCTAGGCAAGCTTCCTGATGACTTCCTGCGTATCCTGCCCCAGCAGCTGGACAGCATTCAG GGTAACCCTGTGAGTGGAGAGGGAGGCATACCTCCTGTTCCTGCACCAATGACTAGTGACCAGGACAGCCGCTGGAAGCAGTACCTGGAGGACGAGAGGATTGCACTGTTCCTGCAAAATGAGGAGTTCATGAAGGAACTGCAGCGCAACCGGGACTTCCTCCTTGCACTGGAGAGAG ATCGCTTGAAGTATGAGTCCCAGAAATCCAAATCTAGCAGTGTGGCTGTCGGAAATGACTTTGGCTTTCCCTCTTCAGTCCAAG GAACCAGTGATCCCAACCCTGCTGTGTCTGAAGATGCCTTATTCAGGGACAAGCTGAAACATATGGGAAAAT CCACCCGGAGGAAGCTGTTTGAATTGGCCCGGGCCTTCTCGGAGAAGACCAAAATGAGGAAGTCAAAGAGGAAACACTTGCCAAAGCATCCATC TCTGGGGGCTGCTGCGTCAACAGCCAACCTCCTGGATGACGTTGAGGGACATGCTtgtg atGAAGACTTCCGAGGAAGGCGGCAAGAGGTGTCCAAGGTGGAGGAGGCACTACGGGAAGGACAGTAA
- the Cuedc1 gene encoding CUE domain-containing protein 1 isoform X1 produces the protein MTDAPHAATSLGPGPLPKGLPGASPPPARALSIPEPGPGAGVSCPRPPSKQAGDAARGHRSAGLQETSSRMTSLFRRSSSGGGSGGSGAAGARGPGSGAGGGSAAAPQELNNSRPARQVRRLEFNQAMDDFKTMFPNMDYDIIECVLRANSGAVDATIDQLLQMNLEAGAGSPYEDSSDSEDSIPPEILERTLEPDSSDEEPPPVYSPPAYHMHMFDRPYPLAPPTPPPRIDVLSSGPPASQRRYRNWNPPLLGKLPDDFLRILPQQLDSIQGNPVSGEGGIPPVPAPMTSDQDSRWKQYLEDERIALFLQNEEFMKELQRNRDFLLALERDRLKYESQKSKSSSVAVGNDFGFPSSVQGTSDPNPAVSEDALFRDKLKHMGKSTRRKLFELARAFSEKTKMRKSKRKHLPKHPSSLGAAASTANLLDDVEGHACDEDFRGRRQEVSKVEEALREGQ, from the exons ATGACCGATGCCCCGCATGCCGCCACCTCGCTAGGACCAGGACCCCTCCCGAAGGGGCTGCCCGGGGCCTCCCCGCCGCCAGCGCGCGCGCTCTCCATACCCGAGCCCGGGCCTGGCGCTGGAGTGAGCTGCCCGCGCCCGCCGAGCAAGCAAGCCGGGGACGCCGCGCGCGGGCACCGCTCGGCTGGCCTGCAGGAGACGTCCTCCAGAATGACCAGCCTGTTCCGCCGGAGCAGCAGCGGTGGCGGGAGCGGTGGGAGCGGGgccgccggggcgcggggccccgggaGCGGGGCCGGGGGAGGCAGCGCCGCCGCCCCGCAGGAGCTCAACAATAGCCGGCCAGCTCGCCAGGTGCGGCGCCTGGAGTTCAACCAGGCCATGGACGACTTCAAGACCATGTTCCCCAACATGGATTACGACATCATCGAGTGCGTGCTCCGCGCCAACAGCGGCGCCGTGGACGCCACCATCGACCAGCTGCTGCAGATGAACCTGGAGGCCGGGGCGGGCAGCCCCTACGAGGACAGCTCCGACTCCGAGGACAGCATCCCTCCCGAG ATCTTGGAAAGGACTCTGGAGCCCGATAGCTCTGACGAAGAGCCCCCGCCTGTGTACTCTCCGCCGGCCTACCACATGCACATGTTTGACAGGCCTTACCCTTTGGCTCCCCCAACTCCACCTCCTCG GATTGATGTGCTGAGCTCAGGACCCCCTGCAAGCCAGAGGCGCTACCGGAACTGGAACCCACCTCTGCTAGGCAAGCTTCCTGATGACTTCCTGCGTATCCTGCCCCAGCAGCTGGACAGCATTCAG GGTAACCCTGTGAGTGGAGAGGGAGGCATACCTCCTGTTCCTGCACCAATGACTAGTGACCAGGACAGCCGCTGGAAGCAGTACCTGGAGGACGAGAGGATTGCACTGTTCCTGCAAAATGAGGAGTTCATGAAGGAACTGCAGCGCAACCGGGACTTCCTCCTTGCACTGGAGAGAG ATCGCTTGAAGTATGAGTCCCAGAAATCCAAATCTAGCAGTGTGGCTGTCGGAAATGACTTTGGCTTTCCCTCTTCAGTCCAAG GAACCAGTGATCCCAACCCTGCTGTGTCTGAAGATGCCTTATTCAGGGACAAGCTGAAACATATGGGAAAAT CCACCCGGAGGAAGCTGTTTGAATTGGCCCGGGCCTTCTCGGAGAAGACCAAAATGAGGAAGTCAAAGAGGAAACACTTGCCAAAGCATCCATC CAGTCTGGGGGCTGCTGCGTCAACAGCCAACCTCCTGGATGACGTTGAGGGACATGCTtgtg atGAAGACTTCCGAGGAAGGCGGCAAGAGGTGTCCAAGGTGGAGGAGGCACTACGGGAAGGACAGTAA